In Montipora capricornis isolate CH-2021 chromosome 4, ASM3666992v2, whole genome shotgun sequence, a single genomic region encodes these proteins:
- the LOC138047372 gene encoding peptidyl-tRNA hydrolase 2, mitochondrial-like — translation MKHKMEYFWMEIQGLSGSFILILAFLIGISLGWILRGVKSEKRTSSADNEGLTISNGGGEYKMVLAVRQDLSMGKGKVAAQCCHAAVDLCKQLKRSNPKVLHQWESTACAKVVVKAPDETTLIDLAKKGQSLGLEVCIIRDAGRTQIAPGSKTVLGVGPGPVDLVDQVTGHLKLY, via the exons atgaaacataaaaTGGAGTATTTTTGGATGGAAATTCAAGGCCTTAGTGGATCATTCATCTTAATATTAGCTTTTCTGATAGGAATTTCTCTTGGCTGGATTTTGAGAGGAGTCAAGTCAGAAAAACGTACGTCTAGCGCTGATAATGAG GGTCTAACAATATCTAATGGTGGTGGCGAATACAAAATGGTTTTAGCAGTGAGACAAGATCTTAGCATGGGAAAGGGGAAAGTTGCAGCACAA TGTTGTCATGCAGCTGTGGATCTTTGTAAACAACTTAAAAGAAGTAATcctaag GTACTTCATCAGTGGGAGTCAACAGCATGTGCTAAAGTTGTAGTGAAGGCTCCAGATGAGACAACATT AATTGATCTTGCAAAAAAAGGACAGTCTCTTGGTTTAGAAGTTTGTATCATTAGAGATGCAGGAAGAACCCAGATTGCACCTGGATCCAAAACTGTTCTTGGTGTAGGACCAG GCCCTGTCGACCTTGTGGATCAAGTTACAGGTCATCTTAAATTGTATTAA
- the LOC138046826 gene encoding calponin homology domain-containing protein DDB_G0272472-like — MTPSCPEEEEITPSRLQVIATEVKKSSHLIFDQHILKERLCSGDKKRMASWDPFGGVDPFAQPANTSSSDPFGGDDPFGLNSFPSQFQQTAAVYNPQPQVPFQEEDDWKIDLPGGGFIQKPGSQQVPAINDDFDCPEQRRMLMEKLDKLLASRAAKEQTLRNLVTNENYLRRSLMDVNEALDDQNAELSKLTESIHESKTLFLAREEEKKRRLVDKRELLQIVENEEKKIYSYQIIANESRALKKRIAQDLEKKKELEKMVTDQRATRRVSKSKVRTLQREEQAFWMQISQKVKWMAENGYALQEPNIKDLIAQKMKELMPEEDESQDEGEAESSLQDAAQPNVEDQPDDQEKASQKSAELLPDDIKTNEEEKKDEELQAGREDQHRDIEEDEAICEEVKISMTSYAQVKVKVPENSDLALLSSNSTLTCVGSVRARERRFIVYFSYR; from the exons ATGACTCCATCGTGTCCGGAAGAGGAAGAAATCACACCAAGCAGGCTACAGGTTATTGCTACTGAGgtaaagaaatcaagccacTTGATATTTGATCAAcacattttgaaagaaagactATGTTCTGGAGATAA aaaaAGGATGGCTTCGTGGGATCCCTTTGGGGGCGTTGATCCTTTTGCGCAACCAGCAAATACTTCGTCCAGTGACCCCTTTGGAGGCGATGACCCTTTTGGACTGAATAGTTTTCCCAGCCAGTTTCAACAAACAGCTg CTGTTTACAATCCGCAACCTCAAGTGCCATTTCAGGAAGAAGACGATTGGAAAATTGATTTACCTGGAGGTGGATTCATCCAGAAACCTGGATCCCAGCAAGTCCCTGCGATAAACGATGACTTTGACTGTCCTGAG CAAAGGAGAATGCTTATGGAGAAACTTGATAAACTTCTGGCGAGTCGTGCTGCCAAGGAACAGACTCTAAGAAATCTTGTTACTAATGAAAATTACCTGAGACGAAGTTTGATGGATGTGAACGAGGCCTTGGATGATCAAAATGCGGAGTTGTCAAAGCTCACGGAATCTATACATGAAAGCAAAACCCTATTCCTTGCcagagaagaagagaagaaaagaCGACTTGTGGACAAGAGGGAATTACTACAGATCGTCGAGAACGAAGAGAAAAAGATTTACAGTTACCAGATCATTGCCAATGAAAGTCGAGCACTAAAGAAGCGGATCGCACAAGATTTGGAGAAGAAAAAGGAATTGGAGAAAATGGTGACTGATCAGAGAGCAACAAGAAGGGTGTCGAAGTCAAAGGTTAGAACCCTCCAACGCGAGGAGCAAGCATTTTGGATGCAAATTAGCCAGAAGGTTAAGTGGATGGCGGAAAATGGCTATGCTCTCCAGGAACCAAACATCAAG GATTTAATTGCTCAGAAAATGAAAGAACTCATGCCGGAGGAAGATGAATCCCAGGATGAAGGCGAG GCGGAATCTAGTTTGCAAGATGCAGCACAGCCGAATGTAGAAGATCAGCCGGATGATCAAGAAAAAGCATCGCAGAAATCAGCTGAACTGCTGCCTGATGACATCAAAACAAACGAGGAAGAGAAGAAAGATGAGGAGTTGCAGGCTGGAAGAGAAGATCAACATCGCGACATTGAAGAAGATGAGGCAATCTGTGAAGAGGTGAAAATCTCAATGACATCTTATGCTCAAGTGAAAGTTAAGGTTCCAGAGAACTCGGATCTGGCTCTGTTGTCGTCTAATTCCACCCTAACGTGTGTGGGATCCGTTCGTGCCAGGGAAAGGAGattcattgtttatttttcctatCGGTAA